The Candidozyma auris chromosome 1, complete sequence genome includes a region encoding these proteins:
- the VMA2 gene encoding H(+)-transporting V1 sector ATPase subunit B, protein MLSDKELYELNKKAVTEGFKIKPRINYNTVGGVNGPLVILDNVKFPSFNEIVNLTLPDGSVRAGQVLEVRGSKAIVQVFEGTSGIDIKKTRVEFTGENLKIAVSEDMLGRVFDGSGRPIDKGPRIFAEDYLDINGSPINPYARIYPEEMISTGISAIDTMNSIARGQKIPIFSASGLPHNEIAAQICRQAGLVRPTKDVHDGHEDNFSIVFAAMGVNLETSRFFKQDFEENGSLERTSLFLNLANDPTIERIITPRLALTTAEYLAYQTERHVLTILTDMSSYADALREVSAAREEVPGRRGYPGYMYTDLSTIYERAGRVEGRNGSITQIPILTMPNDDITHPIPDLTGYITEGQIFVDRQLSNRGIYPPINVLPSLSRLMKSAIGEGMTRKDHGDVSNQLYAKYAIGRDAAAMKSVVGEEALSTEDKLSLEFLEKFEKNFIAQGAYEDRSVFDSLDLAWSLLRIYPKEMLNRISPKILNEFYDRARDQDEDDEDENPDKSHDLIDA, encoded by the coding sequence ATGTTGTCTGATAAGGAATTGTACgaattgaacaaaaaaGCCGTCACGGAGGgcttcaagatcaaaccCAGAATCAACTACAACACCGTCGGTGGTGTCAACGGTCCTTTGGTGATCTTGGACAATGTCAAATTTCCTTCCTTCAATGAGATTGTAAACTTAACCTTGCCTGATGGCTCTGTGAGAGCTGGTCAGGTTTTGGAAGTCAGAGGCTCGAAGGCTATTGTCCAGGTGTTCGAGGGTACCTCAGGCATCGATATCAAAAAGACTAGAGTGGAGTTTACCGGcgagaacttgaagattgCTGTATCTGAGGACATGTTGGGACGTGTGTTTGACGGTTCTGGTCGCCCAATTGATAAGGGCCCTAGAATTTTTGCTGAGGACTACTTGGATATCAACGGATCTCCAATCAACCCTTACGCTCGTATCTACCCTGAGGAAATGATCTCGACGGGTATATCTGCCATTGATACAATGAACTCGATTGCCAGAGGTCAAAAGATTCCTATTTTTTCTGCGTCCGGTTTGCCTCATAACGAAATTGCCGCTCAGATTTGCAGACAGGCTGGTTTGGTGAGACCAACGAAGGATGTTCATGATGGCCACGAGGACAATTTCTCCATCGTTTTCGCTGCTATGGGTGTTAACTTGGAGACTTCCAGATTCTTCAAGCAGGACTTCGAGGAGAACGgctctttggaaagaacttccttgtttttgaacttgGCAAACGACCCCACCATTGAGAGAATTATTACTCCAAGATTAGCCTTGACCACTGCTGAGTACTTGGCTTACCAGACGGAGAGACACGTGTTGACCATTTTGACTGATATGTCTTCGTATGCTGATGCCTTGAGAGAAGTGTCCGCTGCGAGAGAAGAAGTGCCAGGTAGAAGAGGTTACCCAGGTTACATGTACACAGATTTGTCTACTATTTACGAAAGAGCTGGTAGAGTTGAGGGCAGAAACGGTTCAATTACCCAGATTCCTATTTTGACAATGCCTAACGATGATATCACACACCCTATCCCTGATTTGACCGGATATATCACTGAGGGCCAGATTTTCGTTGATCGTCAATTGTCCAACAGAGGTATCTACCCACCAATCAACGTGTTGCCTTCTTTGTCCCGTTTGATGAAGTCTGCCATCGGTGAAGGTATGACCAGAAAGGACCATGGTGATGTTTCCAACCAGTTGTATGCTAAGTACGCCATTGGTAGAGATGCTGCTGCCATGAAGTCCGTCGTTGGTGAAGAGGCTTTGTCTACAGAGGACAAGTTGTCCcttgagttcttggagaagtttgagaagaatttCATTGCTCAGGGTGCCTACGAGGACAGATCAGTGTTTGATTCCTTGGACCTTGCTTGGTCATTGTTGAGAATCTACCCTAAGGAGATGTTAAACAGGATCAGTCCAAAGATCTTGAATGAATTTTACGATAGAGCCAGAGACCAAGAcgaggatgacgaggatgaaAACCCAGATAAGTCCCACGACTTGATTGACGCTTAA
- the ACO2 gene encoding aconitate hydratase ACO2, whose product MLSSRSTVHVSKRLLARRLATSSTSDLASAFSVPPEYEARTPPYAKLITNLQEVRNLVNDKPLTLAEKILYSHLVDPNESLSACNGDLSNIRGQQYLKLHPDRVAMQDASAQTALLQFMTTGMSRTAVPASIHCDHLIVGKDGAESDLTSSIATNKEVFDFLQSCGEKYGIQFWGPGSGIIHQIVLENFSVPGLMMLGTDSHTPNAGGLGAIAIGVGGADAVDGLTGTPWELKAPKILGVKLTGRMNGWTSPKDVITHLAGILTVRGGTGYIVEYFGEGVETLSCTGMATICNMGAEIGATTSTFPYQDAHRRYLIQTNRGPISQAADVALHKYNFLKADDGAEYDKIIEIDLNTLEPHINGPFTPDLSTPISDFGTKAKADGWPSNVSAGLIGSCTNSSYQDMSRAASIIIQAEKAGLKPKIPFFVTPGSEQIRATIERDGLTEIFERNGAIVLANACGPCIGQWDRTDVPKTSTSSNAIFTSFNRNFKARNDGNRNTMNFLTSPDIVTAMIYSGDMNFNPLTDSIKKENGDEFKFSPPEGVELPGEGFIKGREEFYPEANPQPKPEVQVNVSPDSDRLQILEPFDPWSGDELSTTVLLKVEGKCTTDHISAAGSWLKYKGHLENISYNTLIGAVNKETGEVNTAYDLNGDAYGIPELMFKWKEEKRPWIVVAEHNYGEGSAREHAAMSPRFTGGSIILVKSFARIHETNLKKQGMLPLTFADEADYDKISAGDQITTIDLRDMVAKNGDNGGTLRIRVAKKDGSDEFEILCKHTMSKDQIEFFKAGSAINYIGNLKKEQEAAAASAKH is encoded by the coding sequence ATGCTCTCTTCCAGAAGCACGGTCCATGTCTCCAAGAGGCTCTTAGCCCGGAGATTGGCCACTAGCAGCACCAGCGATCTCGCGTCTGCCTTTTCGGTTCCCCCAGAGTACGAAGCCAGAACACCTCCCTACGCCAAGCTTATAacaaatcttcaagaagtcagaAACTTAGTGAACGACAAACCCTTGACgttggcagagaagatttTGTACTCCCACTTGGTCGACCCAAATGAAAGCTTGTCTGCGTGCAATGGCGACTTATCCAACATTCGTGGGCAGCAGTACTTGAAGCTTCATCCGGATAGAGTGGCCATGCAAGACGCCTCAGCACAAACAGCCTTGTTACAGTTCATGACCACGGGCATGAGCAGAACTGCGGTGCCTGCTTCGATCCACTGCGATCACTTGATTGTGGGCAAAGATGGCGCTGAGTCTGACTTGACGTCGTCTATAGCCACGAACAAGGAGGTGTTTGATTTTTTACAAAGTTGCGGTGAAAAGTATGGGATTCAATTCTGGGGACCCGGTTCGGGCATTATTCACCAGATTGTCCTCGAAAACTTCTCGGTGCCAggtttgatgatgttggGCACAGACTCGCACACCCCTAACGCTGGTGGGTTGGGTGCAATTGCCATTGGTGTGGGTGGTGCGGACGCTGTGGATGGGCTCACAGGAACACCATGGGAGTTGAAGGCGCCAAAGATTTTGGGTGTGAAATTGACCGGCAGAATGAACGGATGGACTTCTCCTAAGGATGTCATAACTCACCTTGCGGGCATCTTAACCGTACGTGGTGGTACAGGCTACATTGTTGAatattttggtgaaggtgtGGAAACCTTATCTTGTACTGGTATGGCTACTATCTGCAATATGGGTGCTGAAATTGGCGCCACCACGTCTACTTTTCCTTATCAGGATGCTCACCGTCGTTACTTGATCCAGACTAACAGAGGCCCGATTTCACAGGCTGCCGATGTAGCTTTACACAAgtacaacttcttgaaggcaGACGATGGTGCTGAATACGATAAGATCATCGAGATTGACTTGAATACCTTAGAGCCTCACATTAACGGTCCTTTCACCCCGGACTTGTCGACCCCAATCTCTGACTTTGGCACTAAGGCCAAGGCCGATGGCTGGCCATCTAATGTTAGCGCTGGGTTGATCGGCTCGTGCACAAACTCTTCGTACCAAGACATGTCTCGTGCTGCGTCCATCATTATCCAGGCAGAGAAGGCCGGTTTGAAGCCTAAGATTCCATTTTTTGTCACTCCTGGTTCTGAGCAAATTAGAGCCACCATAGAAAGAGATGGTTTGACAGAGATCTTCGAAAGAAACGGTGCCATCGTCTTGGCTAACGCCTGTGGTCCTTGCATTGGTCAGTGGGACAGAACAGATGTCCCAAAGACTTCTACATCTTCCAATGCTATCTTCACCTCTTTCAACAGAAACTTCAAAGCGAGAAACGACGGGAACAGAAACACCATGAATTTTTTGACCTCCCCTGATATTGTCACTGCCATGATTTACTCTGGTGACATGAACTTCAACCCTCTTACGGATAGcatcaaaaaagaaaacgGCGACGAATTCAAGTTTAGTCCTCCAGAGGGCGTTGAATTGCCTGGCGAAGGATTCATCAAGGGCCGCGAGGAGTTCTACCCTGAGGCCAACCCTCAACCAAAGCCTGAGGTCCAAGTCAATGTGTCTCCAGACTCCGACAgacttcaaattcttgagcCATTCGATCCATGGTCTGGCGATGAGTTGTCAACCACTGTCTTATTGAAGGTTGAGGGTAAGTGTACTACCGATCACATTTCCGCTGCTGGGTCGTGGTTGAAGTACAAGGGTCATCTTGAAAACATATCCTACAACACTTTGATCGGTGCCGTTAACAAGGAGACTGGTGAAGTCAACACAGCATACGATCTCAACGGTGACGCATACGGAATCCCCGAGTTAATGTTCAAGtggaaggaagagaagcgCCCTTGGATTGTCGTTGCTGAGCATAACTACGGTGAAGGTTCTGCTAGAGAACATGCTGCCATGTCCCCCAGATTCACTGGTGGATCTATCATTTTGGTGAAGTCTTTCGCCAGAATTCACGAAaccaacttgaagaagcaaggTATGTTGCCTTTGACATTTGCTGATGAGGCAGACTACGATAAGATTCTGGCTGGTGACCAGATTACCACCATCGACTTAAGGGATATGGTTGCTAAAAACGGTGACAACGGCGGCACTTTAAGAATTAGGGTTGCCAAAAAGGATGGGTCTGATGAGTTCGAGATTTTGTGTAAGCACACTATGTCCAAGGATCAAAttgaattcttcaaggcTGGTTCTGCCATTAACTACATTGgtaacttgaagaaagaacaggaagctgctgctgcttctgctaAGCATTGA
- the BUD5 gene encoding Ras family guanine nucleotide exchange factor BUD5 yields the protein MAQSHYSVSSSVYSPVETERRSTFPLRDPIEEENEDDIDESSELFGSDFNDTESQTSASPSRVRQESAILPETSSQTLKSYYTAINGSEPSFSSINNSLLRQESNEQGVSEMPGSFDPDETPRLNTEMHGQNDAIFDQTPVLNANGFNDEIHPTSEQAAPATSKVAQSQVPHKFKRLSVTLLQTGTNVSRESHLFHENFSSKAQKASSENQGRTSRTSLLYKRLHEKHGLVDPTSAAANDEDTSILSTSSNLSSAPMKNDTSYDHNVLQDEVPPRGDLPPGTQFTKPASGLNILYDESSANSSRHDVSSEKMDRSRWSTASSTTEDEDMSSLFIRALHSFDATESQLESENSVCLSFEKNDIAFVHTIDDSGWGEVILIETLERGWVPMNYFAMAITTDGANQTEFINSDEAKFSHFMFPLLNACGHFLSNPLSRDGPHGKTFSNKHLNDIKDGVRCLLDETDCLSRSSEIIVKKPVVRKARKAFMYDWWELMKKAAEYKGTTNFEKVEILTLFVLSVIRRGVYFFDVWLTESKDIIEKEAEKRLKSDLNTYPLLPTPPLAKQRVTEIKGILYSYLSLIMGRLDLIEHNPQGCVLLEKISCHILLLLSELLFISKTGMNYTSSKSTDLDASMDAFMSFGDQLVTCVKVLINKTVGEDQTSRTFNSDNTSHNQDYVFTEEGLKLRQVAAKTIKAINISVRSINELFDQIGDFKLSSERSYPDYLKMRIDPVDFIRECSVGMVQSHSLKNKDLRVMKKKNGRSTNRYSMIRSGKPGGLGMTPTGVDLLHKVMLVETDDTPFDATTAEFQPFIASGSTESRSFSIKDELLVDANGTLLGASFKGLIYTLTNEDLPPQYFFISGFFICLRSFASGMDLLEGLISRFEETEGTNFEKSNDALLEVRLKKRRRLIIAIFRIWMESYWDHDTDTPLLCTLINFFNEGIYPHLPLDAMRLIELAARLSIRDVKGKERKQIHERHITLKKLNRKDSIGDIRDLDDSSRNSGIDGHELSRISSNSSIASSLKSMTMGLSLSGSAPTSGTLLTKAQQATVESTVLKFRQVLGEAWCPRQFLEMRSYGVVPLKMLLPTWFKLCEEKWELDQYRPNLLDFQVLELSNQLTLIESEIFCSIRSSELLNENYTAKKAHLKLANNVRQSLLFTNCLSGYVLESILQPGLTDKQRVNQVKQWLKVSFSCYEMRNFNSMVAIITSLQSHLITRIKRIWEDLSPKYTHLYEYLCTVAHPQNNFNVYREKLRVFLENNEYNYPVVPYFSLFLQDLTFVTDGNPNYRKANTFLNQKLINIDKHLKLTRVIADIETLQVRYVEEDGMKRRSRFSLNLGKNTTADLKIVSNPALQELVLLEFFKIAQLNKSEEDRAWKLSCALQPRDTPRMS from the coding sequence ATGGCCCAACTGCATTACTCTGTCTCTCTGAGCGTCTACTCGCCGGTCGAAACCGAGCGGCGGTCGACGTTTCCTCTCAGAGATCCAatcgaggaagagaatgagGATGACATTGACGAAAGCTCAGAGCTTTTTGGCTCGGACTTTAACGACACGGAGTCCCAGACAAgtgcttctccttcacGTGTGAGGCAAGAATCAGCCATTTTACCCGAGACCTCTAGCCAGACGTTGAAGTCGTACTACACAGCCATCAACGGTAGCGAGCCCAGTTTCTCGTCTATCAACAACTCGTTGTTGCGGCAAGAATCCAATGAACAAGGAGTTAGTGAAATGCCAGGCTCCTTCGATCCTGATGAGACGCCTAGGCTCAACACCGAGATGCATGGCCAGAACGATGCTATATTCGACCAAACTCCTGTTCTTAATGCTAATGGGTTCAATGATGAAATACACCCGACTTCTGAACAAGCTGCCCCAGCCACCTCCAAAGTTGCTCAACTGCAAGTACCACACAAATTTAAAAGACTATCGGTAACATTACTCCAAACAGGCACTAACGTATCAAGAGAATCGCATTTATTCCATGAAAATTTTAGCTCCAAGGCTCAAAAAGCGCTGAGTGAGAACCAAGGACGCACGAGCAGGACTAGTTTGCTTTATAAAAGACTTCACGAGAAGCATGGTCTAGTCGATCCAAcgtctgctgctgcaaaTGATGAGGACACCTCAATATTGAGCACATCCTCGAACTTGTCCAGTGCTCCAATGAAAAATGATACCCTGTATGATCACAACGTTTTACAAGACGAGGTTCCTCCAAGAGGTGATTTGCCTCCCGGGACTCAATTTACGAAACCAGCTAGTGGTCTTAACATACTATACGATGAAAGTTCAGCAAACAGCTCGAGGCATGACGTTTCTTCTGAAAAGATGGACCGCTCGAGATGGTCGACTGCCTCCAGTACAACTGAGGATGAGGATATGTCGTCGCTCTTCATCCGGGCATTGCATTCATTCGATGCAACAGAATCACAGCTTGAGTCAGAAAACTCAGTCTGTTTGTCTTTCGAGAAGAACGATATCGCATTTGTCCACACAATTGATGACTCTGGTTGGGGAGAAGTTATTTTGATCGAGACCTTAGAAAGAGGTTGGGTTCCCATGAACTATTTCGCCATGGCAATTACTACCGATGGAGCCAATCAAACCGAATTTATCAACTCGGACGAGGCTAAATTCTCGCACTTTATGTTTCCTTTGCTCAATGCTTGTGGACACTTCCTCTCAAATCCACTTTCTCGTGACGGTCCACACGGAAAGACGTTTTCTAATAAACACTTGAATGACATCAAAGACGGTGTTCGTTGCTTGCTTGACGAGACAGACTGTCTTTCAAGATCCAGTGAGATAATCGTTAAAAAGCCGGTGGTACGTAAGGCAAGAAAGGCCTTCATGTATGACTGGTGGGAACTTATGAAAAAAGCTGCTGAGTATAAGGGCACAACGAACTTTGAGAAGGTCGAGATATTGACTCTTTTTGTACTCCTGGTCATAAGGAGGGGTGTCTACTTCTTTGACGTCTGGCTTACAGAAAGTAAAGACAtcattgagaaagaagctgaaaagaGACTAAAGAGTGATTTGAATACATATCCCCTCCTACCTACACCTCCATTGGCCAAACAAAGGGTTACAGAGATTAAGGGTATTCTTTACTCATACTTGTCACTTATAATGGGACGTTTAGATTTAATAGAGCATAATCCACAGGGATGTGTTTTGCTCGAGAAGATATCATGCCATATTCTCTTACTCTTGAGTGaacttcttttcatctCAAAGACAGGCATGAATTATACTTCTAGCAAGTCCACTGACCTTGATGCTTCAATGGATGCGTTCATGTCATTTGGAGATCAGTTGGTCACTTGTGTGAAAGTGCTTATCAACAAAACAGTCGGTGAGGATCAAACGTCACGAACATTCAACAGCGATAATACCTCGCATAACCAGGACTACGTCTTCACTGAGGAGGGTCTTAAGTTGAGACAGGTCGCAGCCAAGACTATCAAAGCCATCAATATAAGCGTTCGTTCCATAAACGAGCTCTTCGATCAGATTGGTGATTTCAAATTGAGTTCCGAGAGATCATATCCTGATTACCTCAAAATGAGAATAGATCCAGTTGATTTTATTCGTGAATGCTCCGTTGGCATGGTTCAATCACActcattgaagaataaGGATCTTCGTGttatgaagaaaaagaatggaaGATCTACAAATCGGTACTCCATGATACGTTCAGGAAAACCCGGCGGGCTTGGTATGACTCCTACGGGAGTCGATTTGCTACACAAGGTAATGCTTGTCGAAACTGATGATACTCCATTCGACGCTACCACAGCTGAGTTTCAACCTTTCATTGCTTCTGGGTCAACAGAAAGCCGTTCTTTTTCGATAAAGgacgagcttcttgtggatgCTAATGGTACCTTGTTGGGCGCCTCTTTCAAGGGGTTGATTTACACTCTCACGAACGAGGATTTGCCACCTCAgtacttcttcatctccgGATTTTTCATCTGTTTGAGGAGTTTTGCCAGCGGAATGGACTTGCTTGAAGGCCTCATCTCAAGATTTGAGGAGACGGAGGGAACAAATTTCGAAAAGAGCAACGATGCCTTATTGGAAGTTCGtctcaagaagagacgGCGCTTGATTATCGCAATATTCAGAATCTGGATGGAATCATACTGGGATCATGACACAGATACTCCCTTGTTGTGCACCCTCATTAATTTTTTCAACGAGGGTATCTATCCTCACTTGCCTCTCGATGCTATGCGTCTAATCGAGCTAGCTGCCAGGCTTTCTATTAGGGATGTAAAAGGCAAGGAAAGGAAGCAGATTCACGAAAGACACATCACACTTAAGAAACTTAACCGGAAGGACTCAATTGGTGACATTAGGGATCTAGATGATCTGTCCCGCAACTCTGGAATCGATGGACATGAGCTTTCAAGGATAAGTTCTAACAGCTCTATTGCAAGCTCTTTAAAATCCATGACGATGGGTCTTTCATTATCAGGGCTGGCTCCAACTTCAGGCACTTTGCTCACTAAAGCGCAGCAGGCTACTGTCGAGAGCACCGTGCTCAAGTTCcgtcaagtacttggagaGGCGTGGTGCCCACGccaatttcttgagatGCGAAGCTATGGTGTGGTACCTCTAAAGATGCTTTTACCAACCTGGTTCAAATTATGTGAGGAAAAATGGGAGCTTGATCAATATAGACCAAACTTGTTGGACTTTCAGGTTTTGGAGTTATCGAACCAATTGACTCTAATTGAGTCAGAAATATTCTGCTCGATTAGATCTAGTGAATTGCTCAATGAGAATTATActgcaaagaaagcacaTCTCAAGCTAGCAAATAATGTCAGACAATCATTATTGTTCACAAATTGTTTGTCGGGATACGTACTCGAGTCTATCTTGCAGCCTGGTCTCACCGACAAGCAGAGAGTTAACCAAGTGAAGCAATGGCTCAAAGTCAGCTTCAGCTGCTACGAGATGCGCAATTTCAACTCCATGGTGGCCATCATCACCTCGTTACAATCACATTTGATAACAAGAATAAAGAGAATTTGGGAAGATCTCAGTCCGAAATACACTCACTTATACGAATACCTTTGCACAGTGGCACATCCACagaacaacttcaatgTCTATCGTGAAAAGCTCAGagtcttcttggagaacaATGAATACAATTATCCAGTCGTTCCCTACTTTTCATTATTCCTTCAAGATTTGACCTTTGTTACCGATGGGAATCCTAATTACCGCAAAGCCAATACTTTCTTGAACCAAAAACTCATCAATATTGATAAGCATCTCAAGCTTACAAGAGTGATCGCCGATATTGAAACCTTGCAAGTTCGCTACGTTGAGGAGGATGGCATGAAAAGGAGATCTCGGTTCTCTCTCAATCTTGGCAAAAACACCACTGCTGATTTGAAGATAGTCAGTAATCCAGCTTTGCAGGAGTTGGTTTTGCTCGAGTTCTTTAAGATTGCTCAGCTCAACAAGAGTGAGGAAGATAGAGCTTGGAAGTTAAGTTGTGCCTTGCAGCCCAGAGATACCCCACGCATGTCCTAA